TTTAAGGTGGTGAAACAGCCGCCAGCACCAGTTCCTTTGACGTCAATACTATAAATATTGGAATAATAATCCGTTGTTTCTTTATCGTAAATGTAGCTGTTGGCAACATTGCCCGGTAGTCGATCTAAGGCAAAGTAACCGGTGGAAGTCATACCAGCTGGATCGAAGATGACTTGTTTTAAATAGTGGTCGAAGGCTTGACGTGTTACTTCTTCGATGATCATAGCTAGCAACACATAGCCTGTATTATTATATTGGAATTTTTTTCCAGGAGTATCCACCATTTTCTTGTCAATGAATAAAGGCAGCAAGTCACTGTTTTTGCGTATCTTATAATTAGGGAAATCTTGCCAAAGATCCGCATAGTCAGAGAGTAACTCTTCATCATAATAATCGCCAATCCCAGATGTGTGGTTTAATAATTGATGGACAGTCACGCTTGGATCAATATTCGGCATTTGTTTTGAAAGAATATGTTTGATTGGTTGATCGATTCCAATTTTCTTTTCTTCGATCAATTTCATGATCGCAACAGCGACAAAAGTTTTCCCGCCAGATGCAGTGCTGAAAATGGTCTCTAAATTGTTCTTTATTTGATTGGGAAGATCCCGATAACCGTAAGATTCACATAATAATGACTTGTCATTAGCGATAACATTGACAAAACCACTAAAATCATTAGGTATAGATTGCTTTATGTTCATAGGCGAAGCTCCTTTGTGTTGGCTCAAATATAATTTTCATTCAATGAAATAAGTTTAGCATTAATTGAGAGCTAACGGGCTTATTTTTGTTATTTTCTGACTTTTTTGGATAAATTTTTGAATAACCACGGACAGATCTGACTTTTGAAATCAAACATTGCTTATAAAAGCGATTACAGATACAATAATAAGTAGGAATATATTAGAGTAACACAAAAAGAAGGAGGAGAAAAAATGATAGAATTTAAAGCAAAATACGGTGAGTGGGGGATTATTTTTGGTGCCACAGATGGTGTTGGTAAGGCAATGGCTAGGTCCTTAGCTGAAAGAAAACTAAACGTTGTTTTAATTGGCAGAAGAACAGAAGCGTTAGAGGCTTTAGGCAAAGAACTTGTTGAAGAATACAAGATAGCTTATCAAGTTATAACAGAAGATTTATCCACTGATCTAGCAATTGAACGAATCATCGAACAAACGAAAGGTCTGGATATTGGTTTCGTTTCCTATGTCGCTTGTTTAAGCGTATTTGGTCCATTTTATGAACAAACCTGGGAGCAAGAGCAACAGATGATCAACATCAATATTATTTCGTTTATGAAGTACTTCCATTATTATACAAAATTATTCAAAGAAAAAAATCGTGGCGGCATCATTAATATCGGATCGATGTCAGGTATTACAGGTGCGCCCTACATTGCTCAATATGGTGCAGGCAAGTCATTTATCAGTAAGATGACGGAAGCTGTAGCTTTTGAAATGCTGGATACCAACGTTGATATCATGGTACCAATTTTAGGCTCAACAATTACGCCAAGTTTCTTGAAATCTTTGCCGGATACGGAGGCTGGAAAAGCTGCGCTGGCTGCTGCAATGACACCAGAAGAGTGTATGGAAGAAATTTTTGAAAACTTTGGAAAAAAACGTTCGATGATTCTTGGTGATCTTAATCGGGAAAATGCTAAAGCTATGGCAAATCAGACCTCGGATCAAACGATTGAATTTGTTGGAAACCTATTTAAATAATAAGTACGTCTAAGACTCGAACTAGAGTCTGTGTTATCATAGAGTGAGAT
The Enterococcus silesiacus DNA segment above includes these coding regions:
- a CDS encoding serine hydrolase translates to MNIKQSIPNDFSGFVNVIANDKSLLCESYGYRDLPNQIKNNLETIFSTASGGKTFVAVAIMKLIEEKKIGIDQPIKHILSKQMPNIDPSVTVHQLLNHTSGIGDYYDEELLSDYADLWQDFPNYKIRKNSDLLPLFIDKKMVDTPGKKFQYNNTGYVLLAMIIEEVTRQAFDHYLKQVIFDPAGMTSTGYFALDRLPGNVANSYIYDKETTDYYSNIYSIDVKGTGAGGCFTTLKDLERFWQILFSGKIISEHAVTLIHTMQAADHYGYGFWIAKKADHTFPYMQGHDPGVSFISSYNKTLSLQITLMSNLEQDVWSLHKEIATIFSEDDHLTEK